A single window of Archangium gephyra DNA harbors:
- a CDS encoding fused MFS/spermidine synthase has protein sequence MTRYAFTLFLSAFLLFGVQPLAGRYALPWFGGTPAVWTACMLFFQGALLAGYAYAHASATRLPPRRQVQLHLGLLVLAVGALGARALMMGSPVAPGPEWRSTGNEALLTGRLLAMLAVTLGIPFFVLSTTAPLLQTWFSRARPGLSPYRLYALSNAGSLLALLSYPFLIEPALSRSAQGRAWGVGFLIFAAGCAACAWDVWKRAEASAPARAPEQASGGPDEPGDSRRPGPWHSLAWLGLSACASVLLLATTNQLSRDVAAGPFLWVLPLGIYLLTFILTFEREAFYRRTVWVPLLIVSVGGVLRAFFEGPHWPLSFQLLAYGGALLAGCMVCHGELYRLRPPPRHLSAFFLQVSAGGVLGGVFVGLVAPHVFHTYSEYPLALAASCAVALVPLLSPTPHEGMMGRLGRLARVFLLASAVMGLGVSLLDIRREVRVTVRNFFGVVQVLELGVGDPERHLFALKHGTTTHGFQLAESSRRSRPTAYFTADSGLGLAIAEQRRPREASGSPAALRIGVLGLGVGTSAALAQAADTVRFYEINPAVISLAQGEGGYFSYLKDSPARVEVVRGDARISLEQELERGEARGFDVLALDVFSSDAIPMHLLTREAVTLYRAHLAPRGVLALHISSSHLDLLPVTLAHARDSGMHATLVINKSQGDRLRSAWVILAPDAEFSRGPSFSGTAARVYRLEAKDGPTPILWTDEHHSVLPVLRREPREPE, from the coding sequence ATGACCCGCTACGCCTTCACGCTGTTCCTCAGCGCCTTCCTGCTGTTCGGTGTCCAGCCGTTGGCGGGCCGGTACGCACTGCCCTGGTTCGGCGGCACGCCCGCGGTGTGGACGGCGTGCATGCTCTTCTTCCAGGGCGCGCTCCTGGCGGGTTACGCCTACGCGCACGCGAGCGCCACGCGCCTCCCCCCTCGCCGCCAGGTCCAGCTGCACCTGGGCCTGCTCGTGCTCGCGGTGGGAGCGCTCGGGGCGCGCGCGTTGATGATGGGCTCTCCGGTCGCCCCCGGGCCCGAGTGGCGCTCCACCGGAAACGAGGCGCTGCTCACCGGCCGGCTGCTGGCGATGCTGGCCGTCACGCTCGGCATCCCCTTCTTCGTGCTGTCCACCACCGCGCCCCTGCTGCAGACCTGGTTCAGCCGCGCCCGGCCGGGCCTCTCGCCCTACCGGCTCTATGCCCTGTCCAACGCCGGCTCGCTGCTCGCGCTGCTGAGCTATCCCTTCCTCATCGAGCCGGCCCTGTCCCGCTCGGCCCAGGGGCGGGCGTGGGGCGTGGGCTTCCTGATCTTCGCCGCCGGGTGCGCCGCCTGCGCGTGGGACGTGTGGAAGCGGGCGGAGGCCTCCGCTCCCGCGCGGGCTCCGGAGCAGGCCTCGGGTGGGCCCGATGAACCCGGGGACTCGCGGCGGCCGGGCCCGTGGCACTCGCTGGCGTGGCTCGGGCTGAGCGCCTGTGCGTCGGTGTTGCTGCTGGCCACGACGAACCAGCTCTCGCGGGACGTGGCGGCCGGGCCCTTCCTCTGGGTGCTGCCCCTGGGCATCTACCTCCTCACCTTCATCCTCACCTTCGAGCGCGAGGCGTTCTACCGCCGCACCGTCTGGGTGCCCCTGCTCATCGTCTCGGTGGGCGGCGTGCTGCGCGCCTTCTTCGAGGGTCCCCACTGGCCGCTGTCCTTCCAGCTGCTCGCGTACGGCGGCGCGCTGCTGGCCGGCTGCATGGTGTGCCACGGCGAGCTGTACCGCCTGCGTCCGCCACCGCGCCACCTGAGCGCCTTCTTCCTCCAGGTCTCCGCGGGCGGCGTGCTCGGCGGAGTGTTCGTGGGCCTGGTGGCGCCGCACGTCTTCCATACGTACAGCGAGTACCCGCTGGCGCTCGCCGCGAGCTGTGCCGTGGCGCTGGTGCCCCTGCTGTCGCCCACGCCTCACGAGGGGATGATGGGACGGCTGGGGCGGCTGGCCCGCGTGTTCCTGCTCGCCTCGGCGGTGATGGGGCTGGGCGTGTCGTTGCTGGACATCCGGCGCGAGGTGCGGGTCACCGTGCGCAACTTCTTCGGCGTGGTGCAGGTGCTGGAGCTCGGCGTGGGAGACCCGGAGCGGCACCTGTTCGCGCTCAAGCACGGCACCACCACCCACGGCTTCCAGCTCGCAGAGAGCTCTCGCCGGAGCAGGCCCACCGCCTACTTCACCGCGGACAGCGGCCTGGGGCTGGCCATCGCCGAGCAGCGGCGGCCGCGCGAGGCCTCGGGCTCACCGGCGGCCCTGCGCATCGGAGTGCTGGGACTCGGGGTGGGCACGAGCGCCGCGCTCGCCCAGGCCGCCGATACGGTGCGCTTCTATGAGATCAACCCGGCCGTCATCTCCCTGGCTCAGGGCGAGGGCGGCTACTTCAGCTACCTGAAGGACTCGCCCGCCCGGGTGGAGGTGGTGCGGGGCGACGCCCGGATCTCCCTGGAGCAGGAGCTGGAGCGCGGCGAGGCGCGGGGGTTCGACGTGCTCGCGCTGGATGTCTTCAGCTCGGACGCCATCCCCATGCACCTGCTCACGCGCGAGGCCGTGACGCTCTACCGCGCGCACCTGGCGCCCCGGGGCGTGCTGGCGCTGCACATCAGCAGCTCGCACCTGGATCTGCTGCCCGTCACGCTCGCGCATGCCCGCGACTCCGGCATGCACGCCACGCTCGTCATCAACAAGAGCCAGGGAGACAGGCTGCGCAGCGCGTGGGTGATTCTCGCGCCGGACGCGGAGTTCTCGCGGGGTCCTTCCTTCAGCGGCACGGCCGCGCGCGTGTACCGCCTGGAGGCGAAGGATGGACCCACGCCGATCCTCTGGACGGACGAGCACCACAGCGTGCTGCCCGTGCTCCGGCGCGAGCCCCGTGAACCGGAGTGA
- a CDS encoding ATP-binding protein has protein sequence MPDTSLGQAPDTVAELLRHFQATFEQAAVGLAHVGTNGRWLRVNSRLCDMVGYPYQELMELTFQDITHPDDLAADLQQLQQVLAGEISTYAMEKRYFRKSGETIWVNLTVSLVRKPEGAPDYFIAVIEDITRRHRAEMERDALLAREHQARTEAEQQVRSRSAELDVTRNALIQAERLATAGQLAAGVGHEINNPLSYVLANVTFALEELAERELDETMKEVEDALQQARRGAERIRGIVRDLRTFASSKFDSLGTVDVREALEFAVAMAEHQLRLRARLLRDYTPVPSVVGNESRLGQVFLNLLLNATQSLPEGAVSSNQVTLTIRPHQESWVAIEVRDTGCGIPEENLPRLFEPFFTTKPIGEGTGLGLSVCHGIVTSMGGQLQVESKPGRGSTFRVLLPVAGKAVTPEASGDARVRRPGEPEARRVLVIDDEPEVIEALARTIGPSHTIERAGSGTRALELLARDAGYDVIFCDLMMPELTGMDLYEVIASKYPELLERMVFMTAGGFTPRAIAFVDQHGPRCIEKPFSPETVRACLR, from the coding sequence ATGCCAGACACCTCTCTCGGTCAGGCGCCCGATACCGTCGCCGAGCTGCTGCGTCACTTCCAGGCCACCTTCGAGCAGGCGGCCGTGGGCCTCGCGCACGTGGGCACCAATGGCCGGTGGCTGCGCGTCAACTCGCGGCTGTGCGACATGGTGGGCTATCCGTACCAGGAGCTGATGGAGCTGACGTTCCAGGACATCACCCACCCGGATGACCTGGCCGCGGATCTCCAGCAGCTCCAGCAGGTGCTCGCCGGAGAGATCTCCACCTACGCGATGGAGAAGCGCTACTTCCGCAAGTCCGGGGAGACCATCTGGGTCAACCTCACGGTGTCCCTGGTGCGCAAGCCGGAGGGTGCCCCGGACTACTTCATCGCCGTCATCGAGGACATCACCCGGCGGCACCGCGCCGAGATGGAGCGGGATGCCCTGCTCGCGCGCGAGCACCAGGCCCGCACGGAGGCCGAGCAGCAGGTGCGCAGCCGCTCCGCCGAGCTGGACGTGACGCGCAACGCGCTCATCCAGGCCGAGCGGCTGGCCACGGCGGGCCAGCTCGCGGCGGGCGTCGGGCACGAGATCAACAATCCCCTCTCCTACGTGCTGGCCAACGTCACGTTCGCCCTGGAGGAGCTCGCGGAGCGGGAGCTGGACGAGACGATGAAGGAGGTGGAGGACGCGCTGCAGCAGGCCCGCAGGGGCGCCGAGCGCATCCGCGGAATCGTGCGGGATCTGCGCACGTTCGCCAGCAGCAAGTTCGACTCGCTGGGGACGGTGGACGTCCGGGAGGCCCTGGAGTTCGCCGTGGCCATGGCGGAGCACCAGCTGCGCCTGCGCGCCCGGCTCCTGCGCGACTACACGCCGGTGCCCTCCGTGGTGGGCAACGAGTCACGCCTGGGCCAGGTGTTCCTCAACCTGCTGCTCAACGCCACGCAGTCGCTCCCCGAGGGGGCGGTGTCGAGCAACCAGGTGACGCTCACCATCCGGCCCCACCAGGAGTCGTGGGTGGCCATCGAGGTGCGCGACACGGGCTGTGGCATTCCCGAGGAGAACCTCCCCCGCCTCTTCGAGCCGTTCTTCACCACCAAGCCCATTGGCGAGGGGACGGGACTGGGCCTCTCGGTGTGCCATGGGATCGTCACCAGCATGGGAGGCCAGCTCCAGGTGGAGAGCAAGCCGGGCCGGGGGAGCACCTTCCGCGTGCTGCTGCCGGTGGCGGGCAAGGCGGTGACTCCCGAGGCCTCCGGCGACGCGCGCGTGCGGCGCCCCGGAGAGCCGGAGGCCCGCCGCGTGCTGGTCATCGACGACGAGCCCGAGGTCATCGAGGCGCTCGCCCGGACCATCGGCCCCTCGCACACCATCGAGCGGGCTGGCAGCGGCACGCGCGCGCTGGAGTTGCTGGCACGGGACGCGGGTTATGACGTCATCTTCTGCGATCTCATGATGCCGGAGCTCACGGGCATGGACCTGTACGAGGTGATCGCCTCGAAGTACCCGGAGCTGCTCGAGCGCATGGTCTTCATGACGGCGGGCGGATTCACACCCCGGGCCATCGCGTTCGTGGATCAGCACGGCCCGAGGTGCATCGAGAAGCCCTTCAGCCCGGAAACCGTGCGCGCCTGCCTGCGCTAA
- a CDS encoding FYVE zinc finger domain-containing protein produces the protein MAMQVIIWNPPNTDVVRLSLKNKLELLSKAVTQLNHVRDGSELCALVGPDYLFFKNAPYGVDDFNAYHAKVQAIADELPQKVLFVAGSMQWVDQATRKLFVSALIASRGQVLRYDKKHKAGNTEDVQGYEFEAGTASGRFQWQGFRCGLEICQDHEEEELKSGGPVDLHILISYGQCGRARHLALDTSKRGVFIQCELETPEYYADKKPGFIPESYVSLCTYDRHRMLGLVSNEARQTLTDCASTNPLIQFKQCTVTMPALTRRGPPPRRLNRPVWQPDSEVSRCTKCMTSFGLFTRKHHCRQCGKIFCSSCSSKTMVVVKPATKPDEQDVEQSAEAVRVCDGCANG, from the coding sequence ATGGCCATGCAGGTCATCATCTGGAACCCGCCCAACACGGACGTCGTCCGGTTGTCCCTCAAGAACAAGCTCGAGCTGCTCTCCAAGGCGGTGACGCAGCTCAATCACGTCAGGGACGGCTCGGAGCTGTGTGCGCTCGTGGGGCCGGACTACCTGTTCTTCAAGAACGCGCCGTACGGCGTGGATGACTTCAATGCGTACCACGCCAAGGTCCAAGCCATCGCGGATGAGCTCCCGCAGAAGGTCCTCTTCGTCGCCGGCTCGATGCAGTGGGTGGACCAGGCGACGAGGAAGCTCTTCGTGAGCGCCCTCATCGCCTCCAGGGGCCAGGTGCTCCGCTATGACAAGAAGCACAAGGCGGGGAACACCGAGGATGTGCAGGGTTACGAGTTCGAAGCAGGCACGGCGAGCGGCCGTTTCCAATGGCAGGGCTTCCGGTGTGGTCTCGAGATCTGCCAGGACCATGAGGAGGAGGAGCTCAAGAGTGGCGGCCCCGTGGACCTGCACATCCTGATCTCCTACGGTCAGTGTGGCCGGGCGCGCCATCTGGCTCTCGATACAAGCAAGCGAGGGGTCTTCATCCAGTGCGAGCTGGAAACCCCCGAGTACTATGCGGACAAGAAACCGGGCTTCATTCCAGAGAGCTATGTCTCGCTTTGCACCTACGACAGACATCGCATGTTGGGGTTGGTTTCCAATGAGGCCAGGCAGACGCTGACGGACTGTGCTTCCACCAACCCCCTCATCCAGTTCAAGCAATGTACTGTCACCATGCCCGCGCTCACCAGGAGGGGACCGCCACCGCGCCGGCTGAACCGCCCGGTCTGGCAGCCGGACAGCGAGGTGTCGCGTTGTACGAAATGCATGACGTCCTTTGGCCTGTTCACGCGCAAGCACCACTGCCGTCAATGCGGGAAGATCTTCTGCTCCAGTTGTTCGAGCAAGACGATGGTCGTCGTGAAGCCAGCGACGAAGCCCGACGAACAGGACGTGGAGCAGAGCGCCGAGGCCGTGCGGGTCTGTGACGGTTGTGCGAATGGGTGA
- a CDS encoding M56 and MltD domain-containing protein: protein MSAALRALATGYGSVAVLLTVGFVLLRAALALMGRWGLPLSARQTLRAGRATLALALLLPPVCMAVRGLVPTGPLFTFERSVVRLTTRLPEPAWTSRPAATAPRPTATSSPFPVGMALALVLGTAAAVHCARQLRQHVRLIRRLESQPRLRQVGRVAVVLRDTEGTAFSTWFPRRAPHPTAWVAVPASLLEDAEGLRLTVLHELQHHRQRDTVLAYVRLVLGALFFWNPVVRAFERWLATCQELACDEALVSGGKAHPQPYARCLLEAALRATHAPPLPAGVTGMAHPTKRRIEMLFQPRPSRPHRTAGLVAAVALTLVPLALWAQSATRGRAVTLAEAQALAQASQREGDLPVVVDAQVVEKLNQLVTTPKGRAFMKKALDNLGTHREALTRTLRARKLPEGLLAVTMIESAVTNLPEASTEPSLAPGMRGAGVWMFLPSTARQYGLRVDAEVDERLDVARETEAAAALFSDLHGRYKDWRLALAAYNQGEKKVDRVLSETGVRDTSELVRAGHLNDYTSTVQAGLLLLRNPHLLD, encoded by the coding sequence ATGAGCGCCGCCCTGCGAGCGCTGGCCACCGGCTACGGGAGCGTGGCCGTCCTCCTCACGGTGGGCTTCGTGCTGCTGCGCGCCGCCCTGGCGCTCATGGGGCGGTGGGGACTGCCCCTGTCGGCGCGGCAGACGCTGAGGGCCGGGCGCGCGACACTGGCCCTGGCGCTCCTGCTGCCCCCCGTGTGCATGGCCGTGCGAGGCCTGGTACCCACCGGGCCGCTCTTCACCTTCGAGCGCTCCGTGGTGCGGCTCACCACGCGGCTGCCCGAGCCGGCCTGGACCTCTCGCCCGGCCGCCACCGCGCCCCGGCCCACCGCCACGTCCTCGCCCTTCCCCGTGGGCATGGCCCTGGCCCTGGTACTCGGCACGGCCGCCGCGGTGCACTGCGCGCGGCAGCTCCGCCAGCACGTGCGGCTGATCCGCCGGCTCGAGTCCCAGCCCCGCCTGCGCCAGGTGGGCCGCGTGGCCGTGGTGCTGCGCGACACCGAGGGCACCGCCTTCTCCACCTGGTTCCCCCGGCGCGCGCCCCACCCCACCGCCTGGGTGGCCGTGCCCGCGAGCCTCCTCGAGGACGCCGAGGGCCTGCGCCTCACGGTGCTGCACGAGCTGCAGCACCACCGCCAGCGCGACACCGTGCTCGCCTACGTGCGCCTGGTGCTCGGCGCGCTCTTCTTCTGGAACCCCGTGGTGCGCGCCTTCGAGCGGTGGCTCGCCACCTGCCAGGAGCTCGCCTGCGACGAGGCGCTCGTCTCCGGCGGCAAGGCCCACCCCCAGCCCTACGCCCGGTGCCTGCTCGAGGCCGCGCTGCGCGCCACCCACGCCCCACCCCTTCCCGCCGGAGTCACCGGCATGGCCCACCCCACGAAAAGGAGGATCGAAATGCTGTTCCAGCCGCGTCCCAGCCGTCCCCACCGCACCGCCGGGCTCGTCGCCGCCGTCGCCCTCACCCTCGTCCCGCTCGCCCTCTGGGCCCAGAGCGCCACGCGCGGCCGCGCGGTGACGCTCGCCGAGGCCCAGGCGCTCGCCCAGGCTTCCCAGCGCGAGGGAGACCTTCCCGTGGTGGTGGACGCGCAGGTGGTGGAGAAGCTCAACCAGCTGGTGACCACGCCCAAGGGCCGCGCCTTCATGAAGAAGGCCCTGGACAACCTGGGCACCCACCGCGAGGCGCTCACCCGCACGCTGCGCGCCCGCAAGCTGCCCGAGGGCCTGCTGGCCGTGACGATGATCGAATCCGCGGTGACCAACCTGCCGGAGGCCTCCACCGAGCCCTCGCTGGCGCCGGGCATGCGGGGCGCGGGGGTGTGGATGTTCCTCCCCTCGACGGCGCGCCAGTACGGCCTGCGGGTGGACGCGGAAGTGGACGAGCGGCTGGACGTGGCGCGCGAGACGGAGGCCGCCGCGGCCCTCTTCTCCGATCTGCACGGCCGCTACAAGGACTGGCGCCTGGCGCTCGCGGCCTACAACCAGGGCGAGAAGAAGGTGGACCGGGTGCTGAGCGAGACGGGCGTGCGGGACACCAGCGAGCTGGTCCGCGCCGGCCACCTCAACGACTACACCAGCACCGTGCAGGCCGGGCTCCTCCTCCTGCGCAATCCGCACCTGCTCGACTGA
- a CDS encoding BlaI/MecI/CopY family transcriptional regulator: MSKPPQNEESKPLTPVELELMHIVWRKGEVSVADVLEALPPERKLAYTSVSTVLRILEQKGVLRSRKVGRGHLYAALLPREAYEVQSVRHLVETVFDGTPSALVERLVEAVPLSPEEVEQLRALLNKKGSKP, from the coding sequence GTGTCCAAACCGCCGCAGAACGAGGAGTCCAAGCCGCTCACGCCGGTGGAGCTGGAGCTGATGCACATCGTCTGGCGCAAGGGCGAGGTGAGCGTGGCGGACGTGCTCGAGGCGCTGCCGCCGGAGCGCAAGCTGGCCTACACGTCGGTGTCCACGGTGCTGCGCATCCTGGAGCAGAAGGGCGTGCTGCGGAGCCGGAAGGTGGGCCGGGGGCACCTGTACGCGGCGCTGCTGCCGCGCGAGGCCTACGAGGTGCAGAGCGTGCGCCACCTGGTGGAGACGGTGTTCGACGGCACGCCGTCGGCGCTGGTGGAGCGGCTGGTGGAGGCCGTGCCGCTCTCGCCCGAGGAGGTGGAGCAGCTGCGCGCCCTGCTGAACAAGAAGGGCTCCAAGCCATGA
- a CDS encoding ATP-binding protein yields MSEVRYQIPRSREEREQVSGRMEWPNHPWRAGKGDPASELRASHLLLQALTEVQTEFIQGSEVPQLFDKLLSVLLKLTGSEYGFIGEVLRTPEGTPLLRTHAITNIAWTQELREFYARQAPQGMEFTNLQTLFGAVMTSGEPVVSNAPAVDSRRGGLPEGHPPLRGFLGLPFHSATELVGMVGIANRPGGYDEGVIAFLQPLLATCCAILQGVRSERRRRQAEEDQRRSAESFRTLIERSPEAIIIHREGAVVFANPAAAGLLGHACGKSLRGRPIAELVRPGSEAGLTDPSPVSAPHEVLFRHPEGRRVLGEVVTIPLLFDGQPATVSIARDITERRQVQEKLMASERMASLGTLAAGVAHEINNPLSYLLSNLRFVDDELSGMAGEGEGLAGERGREVREALKEALSGSQRVVDIVKDLKTFSRGSDERRGPVDIQAVLDLCGNMAWSEIRHRARLVKDYGGVPPVHANESRLGQLFLNLFINAAQAIPHGDVEGNEIHVSTRCEEEHVVVEVRDTGVGIPEENLGKLFNAFFTTKPVGVGTGLGLSICHGIITELGGRIAVNSEPGKGTTFQVFLPVGEAISPLPPGEGRGEGVG; encoded by the coding sequence ATGTCTGAGGTCCGCTATCAGATTCCGAGAAGCCGAGAAGAGCGGGAGCAGGTGAGCGGACGGATGGAGTGGCCCAACCACCCCTGGAGGGCCGGGAAGGGGGACCCGGCGAGTGAGCTGCGAGCCAGCCATCTGTTGTTGCAGGCGCTCACGGAGGTGCAGACGGAGTTCATCCAGGGGAGCGAGGTGCCCCAGCTCTTCGACAAGCTGCTGTCGGTGCTGTTGAAGCTGACGGGCAGCGAGTACGGCTTCATCGGCGAGGTGCTGCGCACGCCGGAAGGCACGCCCTTGCTGCGCACCCACGCCATCACCAACATCGCCTGGACGCAGGAGCTGCGGGAGTTCTACGCCCGGCAGGCGCCGCAGGGCATGGAGTTCACCAACCTCCAGACGCTCTTCGGCGCGGTGATGACGAGCGGCGAGCCGGTGGTGTCCAACGCGCCGGCGGTGGACTCGCGCCGGGGAGGGCTGCCCGAGGGGCACCCGCCGCTGCGCGGCTTCCTGGGGCTGCCCTTCCACTCGGCCACGGAGCTGGTGGGGATGGTGGGGATCGCCAACCGGCCGGGGGGCTACGACGAGGGGGTCATCGCCTTCCTGCAGCCGTTGCTGGCCACGTGCTGCGCCATCCTGCAGGGCGTGCGAAGCGAGCGGCGGCGGCGCCAGGCGGAGGAGGATCAGCGGCGCTCGGCGGAGAGCTTCCGGACGCTCATCGAGCGCAGCCCGGAGGCGATCATCATCCACCGGGAGGGCGCGGTGGTCTTCGCCAACCCGGCCGCCGCGGGACTGCTGGGCCATGCCTGCGGGAAGTCGCTGCGGGGCCGGCCCATCGCGGAGCTGGTGCGGCCCGGGAGCGAGGCCGGGCTCACCGATCCGTCTCCTGTCAGCGCGCCCCACGAGGTGCTCTTCCGGCACCCCGAGGGCCGGCGGGTGTTGGGCGAGGTGGTGACGATTCCGCTGCTGTTCGACGGGCAGCCGGCCACGGTGTCCATCGCCCGCGACATCACCGAGCGCCGGCAGGTGCAGGAGAAGCTGATGGCCTCCGAGCGCATGGCGTCGTTGGGGACGCTGGCCGCGGGTGTGGCGCATGAGATCAACAACCCGCTGTCGTACCTGCTGAGCAACCTGCGCTTCGTGGACGACGAGCTGTCGGGGATGGCGGGCGAGGGAGAGGGGCTCGCGGGGGAGCGGGGGCGGGAGGTGCGGGAGGCGTTGAAGGAGGCGCTGTCGGGCAGCCAGCGCGTGGTGGACATCGTGAAGGACCTGAAGACGTTCTCGCGGGGCAGCGACGAGCGGCGGGGGCCGGTGGACATCCAGGCGGTGCTGGACCTGTGCGGGAACATGGCGTGGAGCGAGATCCGCCACCGCGCGCGGCTGGTGAAGGACTACGGCGGAGTGCCACCGGTGCACGCCAACGAGTCACGGCTGGGGCAGCTCTTCCTGAACCTGTTCATCAACGCCGCGCAGGCGATTCCGCACGGGGACGTCGAGGGGAACGAGATCCACGTCTCCACGAGGTGCGAGGAGGAGCACGTGGTGGTGGAGGTGAGGGACACGGGGGTGGGGATTCCGGAGGAGAACCTGGGCAAGCTGTTCAACGCCTTCTTCACCACGAAGCCGGTGGGGGTGGGGACGGGGCTGGGCCTGTCCATCTGCCACGGCATCATCACCGAGCTGGGTGGGCGCATCGCGGTGAATAGCGAGCCGGGGAAGGGGACCACGTTCCAGGTCTTCCTGCCGGTGGGCGAAGCCATTTCCCCTCTCCCTCCGGGAGAGGGACGGGGTGAGGGTGTCGGGTGA
- a CDS encoding cytochrome P450, translating to MSLPVPQFTPEVTLDPYPFYAALREAGPVPFVPSLMGGCYALTRQEDILSVLKNPVLFSSKLMAPSAMMPKELGEDVLRLFQVENNLLTSAPPLHTRLRTLVSRAFTPRRVAELEPRIRKLCGELLDTMLAREEFDLIPALAAPLPVIVITEMLGVEPERRPDFKRWSDDVMRAISLRSASEDLGRLRESILEFHAYLETIVERRRREPRNDLISAIIEASEAEGGFLSTLDIMAFTRLLLINGNETSTHLISNGMVALLRHPSEWERLTADPSLLPNAIEEMLRYDSPGQAVMRLVTEDTELAGHRLPKGSRLLLLLGAANRDPHRFPEPDRFDVTREVQGLVSFGHGIHFCLGAPLARLEAKVVFEELFRRVRRVSFAPGQEGTIPWNPALFIRGPKSLRLRAERHPSA from the coding sequence ATGTCCTTGCCCGTCCCTCAGTTCACCCCCGAGGTCACCCTCGATCCCTATCCCTTCTATGCCGCGCTGCGAGAGGCCGGCCCGGTCCCGTTCGTCCCGTCCCTGATGGGGGGCTGCTACGCCCTCACCCGCCAGGAGGACATCCTCTCCGTCCTCAAGAATCCGGTCCTGTTCTCCTCGAAGCTGATGGCGCCCAGCGCGATGATGCCCAAGGAGCTCGGCGAGGACGTGCTCCGCCTCTTCCAGGTGGAGAACAACCTCCTCACCTCGGCGCCGCCCCTGCACACGCGCCTGCGCACCCTGGTGAGCCGTGCCTTCACCCCCCGCCGCGTGGCCGAGCTCGAGCCGCGTATCCGCAAGCTCTGCGGCGAGCTGCTCGACACCATGCTCGCCCGGGAGGAGTTCGATCTGATCCCCGCGCTGGCCGCGCCGCTGCCCGTCATCGTCATCACCGAGATGCTCGGCGTCGAGCCCGAGCGCCGCCCGGACTTCAAGCGCTGGTCGGACGACGTCATGCGCGCCATCTCCCTGCGAAGCGCGAGTGAGGATCTGGGCCGGCTCAGGGAGAGCATCCTGGAGTTCCACGCCTACCTGGAGACCATCGTCGAGCGCCGCCGCCGCGAGCCGCGCAACGATCTCATCAGCGCGATCATCGAGGCGAGCGAGGCCGAGGGAGGTTTCCTCTCCACCCTGGACATCATGGCCTTCACCCGGTTGCTGCTCATCAACGGCAACGAGACCTCCACCCACCTGATCAGCAATGGCATGGTGGCCCTGCTGCGGCACCCCTCCGAATGGGAGCGGCTGACGGCGGACCCCTCGCTCCTGCCCAACGCCATCGAGGAGATGCTGCGCTACGACAGTCCGGGCCAGGCCGTCATGCGGCTGGTCACCGAGGACACGGAGCTCGCCGGCCACCGCCTTCCCAAGGGCTCGCGGCTCCTGCTTCTGCTCGGAGCCGCCAACCGGGATCCGCACCGGTTCCCCGAGCCGGACAGGTTCGACGTCACGCGGGAGGTCCAGGGCCTCGTCTCCTTCGGCCACGGCATCCACTTCTGCCTGGGCGCTCCGCTGGCGCGGCTCGAGGCGAAGGTGGTGTTCGAAGAGCTCTTCCGCCGGGTGCGCCGCGTCTCGTTCGCCCCGGGCCAGGAAGGCACCATCCCGTGGAACCCAGCCCTGTTCATCCGCGGCCCCAAGAGCCTCCGGCTGAGGGCCGAACGGCACCCGTCCGCCTGA